The Lampris incognitus isolate fLamInc1 chromosome 7, fLamInc1.hap2, whole genome shotgun sequence genome window below encodes:
- the LOC130115904 gene encoding histone-binding protein RBBP4-like, producing MSLVFYYTKHPSKPDPSGECTPYLHLRGHQEEGYRLPWNQNRSGCLLSASDDHTICLWDISTVPKEGKTVDAKTIFIGHTAEVEDVSLHLLHESLFASVAVDAHTAEVNCLSFNPFSGFILAIISADKTVAPWDPRNLKLKLHSMQSHKDEIFWVQWSPHNETILASNGTLRQLNVWDLSKIGEEQSPEDAEDGPPELLFIHGGHTARICDFSWNPNDPWVICSVSEDNIMQVSQMAENIYNDVGPEGAADTEVQASVELLSDSTLLL from the exons ATGTCACTG GTCTTTTATTACACAAAGCACCCCTCCAAGCCAGACCCCTCTGGTGAGTGCACCCCATACCTGCATTTGAGGGGCCACCAGGAGGAGGGCTATCGCCTCCCCTGGAACCAAAACCGGAGTGGTTGCCTGCTCAGTGCCTCCGATGACCATACAATCTGTCTGTGGGACATCAGCACAGTGCCCAAGGAAGGGAAGACTGTGGATGCGAAGACCATCTTTATAGGCCACACTGCGGAGGTGGAGGATGTATCTTTGCATTTGCTAcacga atctcTCTTTGCATCTGTGGCAGTGGATGCCCACACTGCTGAGGTCAACTGCCTGTCTTTCAACCCCTTCAGCGGGTTCATCTTGGCCATCATTTCAGCGGACAAGACTGTGGCTCCCTGGGACCCGAGGAACCTGAAGCTAAAACTGCACTCCATGCAGTCGCACAAAGATGAGATCTTCTGGGTTCAGTGGTCTCCCCAT AACGAAACCATCCTGGCCTCCAATGGAACACTTAGACAGCTGAACGTCTGGGACCTGAGTAAGATTGGGGAGGAACAGTCACCCGAGGATGCCGAAGATGGTCCTCCTGAGTTGCTGTTCATCCATGGCGGACACACAGCCAGGATCTGCGACTTCTCATGGAATCCGAACGACCCCTGGGTCATCTGCTCAGTGTCAGAAGACAACATCATGCAGGTTTCACAGATGGCTGAAAATATCTACAATGATGTGGGCCCAGAAGGAGCTGCAGATACGGAGGTCCAGGCGTCAGTGGAACTTCTCTCTGACTCGACACTTCTCCTTTGA